A region from the uncultured Stenotrophomonas sp. genome encodes:
- the murD gene encoding UDP-N-acetylmuramoylalanine--D-glutamate ligase: MRISQLEGRRVALWGWGREGRAAFHALRARLPALPLTLFCPEAEAAGVRAEVGDVLRVETAATGEALSRFDVVVKSPGISPYKPEARAAAAQGTRFIGGTSLWFGEHADADGNLRDTVCVTGTKGKSTTTSLLAHLLRAAGHRTALAGNIGLPLLEVLDSPQAPDYWAVELSSYQTGDVARSGARPEVAVVLNLFPEHLDWHGSEQRYIDDKLSLVTEGHPRVAVLNAADEHLRGLQLPHSEIVWFNQPEGWHMVGEVVHRGVQAVFDTADTPLPGRHNRGNLCAVLAALEALGLDAVALAPAVQSFRPLPNRLQFLGERDGLRWVNDSISTTPHATLAALDCFAGQRIALLVGGHDRGLDWHDFAEHMRGSAPVEIVTMGVNGPRIHALLEPLADAGRFGVHAAADLPQAVQLARAALGEQGGVVLLSPGAPSFGAYRDYVARGRHFAELAGFDPDDISAIPGLGIA; this comes from the coding sequence GTGCGAATTTCACAGCTTGAAGGCCGGCGCGTCGCGCTGTGGGGCTGGGGCCGCGAAGGCCGCGCGGCCTTCCATGCGCTGCGCGCACGCCTGCCAGCCCTGCCGCTGACGCTGTTCTGCCCCGAGGCGGAGGCTGCAGGCGTCCGCGCCGAGGTGGGGGATGTGCTGCGGGTGGAAACCGCCGCCACCGGCGAAGCCCTGTCGCGTTTCGACGTGGTGGTGAAATCGCCGGGCATCAGCCCGTACAAGCCGGAGGCACGGGCCGCGGCGGCGCAGGGCACGCGGTTCATCGGCGGCACCTCGCTGTGGTTCGGCGAGCATGCCGATGCCGACGGCAACCTGCGCGACACCGTGTGCGTCACCGGCACCAAGGGCAAGAGCACCACCACCTCGCTGCTGGCGCACCTGCTGCGCGCGGCCGGGCACCGCACCGCACTGGCCGGCAACATCGGCCTGCCGTTGCTGGAGGTGCTGGATTCACCGCAGGCGCCGGACTACTGGGCGGTGGAGTTGTCCAGTTATCAGACCGGCGACGTCGCGCGCAGTGGTGCGCGGCCGGAGGTTGCGGTCGTGCTCAACCTCTTCCCTGAGCACCTGGACTGGCATGGCAGCGAGCAGCGCTACATCGACGACAAGCTGTCGCTGGTGACCGAAGGCCACCCGCGGGTGGCGGTGCTCAACGCCGCCGATGAGCACCTGCGTGGCCTGCAGCTGCCGCACAGCGAGATTGTCTGGTTCAACCAGCCCGAGGGTTGGCACATGGTTGGCGAAGTCGTGCACCGTGGCGTGCAGGCGGTGTTCGACACCGCGGACACGCCGCTGCCGGGCCGCCACAACCGCGGCAACCTGTGCGCGGTGCTGGCAGCGCTGGAGGCGCTGGGGCTGGACGCGGTGGCGCTGGCGCCGGCGGTGCAGTCGTTCCGCCCGCTGCCCAACCGTTTGCAATTTCTGGGCGAGCGCGATGGCCTGCGCTGGGTCAACGACTCGATCAGCACCACCCCGCACGCCACACTGGCGGCACTGGACTGCTTCGCCGGGCAGCGCATCGCGCTGCTGGTCGGCGGCCACGACCGCGGGCTGGACTGGCACGACTTCGCCGAACACATGCGTGGCAGTGCGCCGGTGGAGATCGTGACGATGGGCGTCAACGGCCCCCGCATTCACGCGTTGCTGGAACCGTTGGCTGATGCAGGTCGATTCGGTGTGCATGCCGCCGCCGACCTGCCGCAGGCGGTGCAACTGGCGCGCGCGGCGCTGGGCGAACAGGGCGGGGTGGTGCTGCTGTCGCCGGGCGCCCCCAGCTTCGGCGCCTACCGGGATTACGTCGCGCGCGGCCGCCATTTCGCCGAACTGGCCGGCTTCGATCCCGACGACATCAGCGCGATCCCGGGGCTGGGCATCGCCTGA
- a CDS encoding putative carboxymethylenebutenolidase (Evidence 3 : Function proposed based on presence of conserved amino acid motif, structural feature or limited homology), with protein MRAMRKWQLALMALCLSAAMPALAKLQQRPVEWQLDGASYSGVLVYDDAGDARRPGVVMVPNWRGVNASAIDKAAQIAGDDYVVLVADVYGSQVRPKGNDEAAAAAQPLLKDRARLRARAGAALDALKAQAGTAPLDATRIAAVGFCFGGSTVLEMARAGLPLAGVVSLHGGLVSPLPAAADSGKVPMLVLNGAADRGVSAEDIARFGSEMDTAGADWQFVNFSGAVHCFAEADAGSDPASNCRYDPRAATRAWKMLDDFLEERLGD; from the coding sequence ATGCGTGCGATGCGGAAATGGCAACTGGCGCTGATGGCGTTGTGCCTGTCGGCGGCGATGCCGGCGTTGGCGAAACTGCAGCAGCGCCCGGTGGAGTGGCAACTGGACGGGGCCAGCTACAGCGGCGTGCTGGTCTATGACGACGCGGGCGATGCCCGCCGCCCCGGCGTGGTGATGGTGCCGAACTGGCGCGGGGTGAATGCCTCGGCCATCGACAAGGCCGCGCAGATCGCCGGTGATGACTACGTGGTGCTGGTGGCCGACGTCTATGGCAGCCAGGTGCGGCCGAAGGGCAACGACGAGGCTGCCGCCGCCGCGCAGCCATTGTTGAAGGACCGTGCCCGCCTGCGTGCACGTGCCGGGGCCGCACTGGATGCGCTGAAGGCGCAGGCCGGCACCGCGCCGCTGGATGCCACCCGCATCGCCGCGGTCGGCTTCTGCTTCGGCGGCAGCACGGTGCTGGAGATGGCGCGCGCCGGCCTGCCGCTGGCGGGCGTGGTCAGCCTGCACGGCGGACTGGTTTCACCGCTGCCGGCTGCAGCGGACAGTGGCAAGGTGCCGATGCTGGTACTCAACGGCGCGGCCGACCGCGGCGTGAGCGCCGAGGACATCGCCAGGTTCGGCAGCGAGATGGACACGGCAGGCGCCGACTGGCAGTTCGTCAACTTCAGTGGCGCGGTGCATTGCTTCGCCGAGGCCGATGCCGGCAGCGACCCGGCCAGCAACTGCCGTTACGACCCGCGCGCGGCGACACGGGCGTGGAAGATGCTGGACGACTTCCTGGAAGAACGCCTCGGCGATTGA
- the ispB gene encoding octaprenyl diphosphate synthase (Evidence 2a : Function of homologous gene experimentally demonstrated in an other organism; PubMedId : 2670911, 8037730, 8312607; Product type e : enzyme), giving the protein MSTAEDRRPALGLPAIQTLAAADMAAVDALIRRRLSSDVVLINQIADHIISAGGKRLRPMLVMLAGHAAGNCGADHHQLAAIIEFIHTSTLLHDDVVDESDLRRGRSTANALWGNAPSVLVGDFLYSRSFQLMVELDRMEVMQILADTTNRIAEGEVLQLLHVHNPDTDEAAYLRVIERKTAVLFAAGTRLGALASGASEAVQRRLYDYGMALGYAFQIADDVLDYSANAEDLGKNLGDDLAEGKATLPLIHAMAHSDAGVCERLREIVQDGDAAAMPEVLAAIHATGGLEYSRKRAMEYADAAERALDDLPESDAVAALRGLARYAVARDH; this is encoded by the coding sequence ATGAGCACCGCCGAAGACCGCCGCCCCGCGCTGGGCCTGCCCGCCATCCAGACCCTCGCCGCCGCGGACATGGCCGCCGTCGATGCGCTGATCCGCCGCCGCCTGTCCTCGGACGTGGTGCTGATCAACCAGATCGCCGACCACATCATCTCCGCCGGCGGCAAGCGCCTGCGGCCGATGCTGGTGATGCTGGCCGGCCATGCCGCCGGCAACTGCGGCGCCGACCACCACCAGCTGGCCGCGATCATCGAGTTCATCCACACCTCCACCCTGCTGCACGACGACGTGGTGGACGAATCCGACCTGCGCCGCGGCCGCAGCACCGCCAACGCGCTGTGGGGCAACGCGCCGAGCGTGCTGGTCGGCGACTTCCTGTATTCACGCAGCTTCCAGTTGATGGTGGAACTGGACCGGATGGAGGTCATGCAGATCCTCGCCGACACCACCAACCGCATCGCCGAGGGCGAGGTGCTGCAACTGCTGCATGTCCACAACCCGGACACCGACGAGGCCGCCTACCTGCGGGTGATCGAGCGCAAGACCGCGGTGCTGTTCGCCGCCGGCACCCGCTTGGGCGCGCTGGCCTCGGGCGCCAGCGAAGCCGTGCAGCGGCGGCTGTACGACTACGGCATGGCATTGGGCTACGCCTTCCAGATCGCCGACGACGTGCTGGACTACTCGGCCAATGCCGAGGACCTGGGCAAGAACCTCGGCGACGACCTCGCCGAAGGCAAGGCCACGTTGCCGCTGATCCATGCGATGGCGCATTCGGATGCCGGCGTGTGCGAACGCCTGCGCGAGATCGTGCAGGACGGCGACGCCGCCGCGATGCCGGAAGTGCTGGCCGCCATCCACGCCACCGGCGGGCTGGAATACAGCCGCAAGCGCGCGATGGAGTACGCCGACGCCGCCGAGCGCGCACTGGACGACCTGCCCGAGAGTGACGCGGTCGCCGCGCTGCGCGGGCTGGCCCGCTACGCGGTCGCGCGCGATCACTGA
- the aglA gene encoding putative alpha-glucosidase (Evidence 3 : Function proposed based on presence of conserved amino acid motif, structural feature or limited homology): MSNTPWWRGAVIYQIYPRSFLDTDGDGVGDLPGIIDRLDYVASLGVDAIWVSPFFKSPMADFGYDIADQRDVDPLFGTLDDFDRLLAKAHALGLKVMIDQVFSHTSVEHAWFRESRESRDNPKADWYVWADAREDGTPPNNWLSIFGGVAWRWEPRRRQYYLHNFLSSQPDLNFHNPAVQQATLDYVKFWLDRGVDGFRLDSINFCFHDAQLRDNPAKPASERVGRGFSPDNPYAFQYHYYNNTRPENIGFLERLRALLDQYPGAVTLGEISSEDSLATTAEYTAPGRLHMGYSFELLVDDYSAGYIRSTVEKLEATMLDGWPCWAVSNHDVQRAVTRWGGAPANPAMAKMLAALVCSLRGSVCIYQGEELGLGEAEVPFEALQDPYGITFWPNFKGRDGCRTPMPWTGAELSGFSSGKPWLPIPAEHRALSVQAQEADGDSALHAFRAFMVWRRTQPALVGGSIRFLDSAEPVLMFERSLGGETLLLAFNLSAEPVRHALPAGTWQALALPGPAVGQAEGGELALPAHAVYCARRG, from the coding sequence ATGTCGAACACTCCCTGGTGGCGGGGCGCCGTCATCTACCAGATCTACCCGCGCAGCTTCCTGGATACCGATGGCGATGGCGTCGGCGACCTGCCGGGCATCATCGACCGGCTCGACTACGTGGCCTCGCTGGGCGTGGACGCGATCTGGGTGTCGCCGTTCTTCAAGTCGCCGATGGCCGACTTCGGCTACGACATCGCCGACCAGCGCGATGTCGATCCGCTGTTCGGCACGCTGGACGACTTCGACCGGCTGCTGGCCAAGGCGCACGCGCTGGGCCTGAAGGTGATGATCGACCAGGTGTTCAGCCACACCTCGGTGGAGCACGCCTGGTTCAGGGAAAGCCGCGAGAGCCGCGACAACCCCAAGGCCGACTGGTACGTGTGGGCCGACGCGCGCGAGGACGGCACGCCGCCGAACAACTGGCTGTCGATCTTCGGCGGCGTGGCCTGGCGCTGGGAACCGCGCCGGCGCCAGTACTACCTGCACAACTTCCTTTCCTCGCAGCCGGATTTGAACTTCCACAACCCGGCGGTGCAGCAGGCGACGCTGGACTACGTGAAGTTCTGGCTGGACCGCGGCGTCGACGGCTTCCGCCTGGATTCGATCAACTTCTGCTTCCACGACGCGCAGCTGCGCGACAACCCGGCCAAGCCGGCGAGCGAGCGCGTCGGCCGCGGCTTCAGTCCGGACAATCCGTATGCGTTCCAGTACCACTACTACAACAACACCCGGCCGGAGAACATCGGCTTCCTCGAGCGCCTGCGCGCGCTGCTGGACCAGTACCCCGGCGCGGTGACGCTGGGCGAGATCTCCTCCGAGGATTCGCTGGCCACCACCGCCGAATACACCGCGCCGGGCCGCCTGCACATGGGCTACAGCTTCGAGCTGCTGGTGGACGACTACAGCGCCGGCTACATCCGCTCCACGGTGGAGAAGCTGGAAGCGACCATGCTCGACGGCTGGCCGTGCTGGGCGGTATCCAACCATGACGTGCAACGCGCGGTGACGCGCTGGGGCGGTGCGCCGGCCAACCCGGCGATGGCGAAGATGCTGGCCGCGCTGGTGTGTTCGCTGCGCGGCTCGGTGTGCATCTACCAGGGCGAGGAGCTGGGGCTGGGCGAGGCCGAGGTGCCGTTCGAGGCGCTGCAGGACCCTTACGGCATCACCTTCTGGCCGAACTTCAAGGGCCGCGATGGCTGCCGCACGCCGATGCCGTGGACCGGCGCGGAACTGTCCGGCTTCAGCAGCGGCAAGCCGTGGCTGCCGATCCCGGCCGAGCATCGCGCGTTGTCGGTACAGGCGCAGGAGGCGGACGGCGACTCGGCGCTGCATGCGTTCCGTGCGTTCATGGTGTGGCGCAGGACGCAACCGGCGTTGGTCGGTGGTTCCATCCGTTTCCTCGACAGCGCCGAGCCGGTGCTGATGTTCGAGCGCTCGCTGGGCGGGGAAACCCTGTTGCTGGCATTCAATCTTTCCGCCGAGCCGGTGCGGCATGCGCTGCCGGCAGGTACATGGCAGGCGCTGGCGCTGCCGGGACCGGCGGTGGGGCAGGCTGAAGGCGGTGAACTCGCGTTGCCGGCGCACGCGGTGTATTGCGCGCGGCGCGGCTGA